The genome window GTGATTTATATTTTCTCCGATCACCGGTCAGAGTGACACCACCATTACTGTGAGGCGCTCGTCGCAGGGTAAGTGACACCATCCCAGCATCGCAGTGAACTTCAGCCAAGATACAAGGGTCATTAGCcaaataactataaatacCACAGAAAAGAACCCTACAATATCAACTACAACACGCAATAATTCATCGTCAAggaaatcatcaacaatgcctaTGGTAAACAGAATTCGAGAAGACACCGAGGTCTGGAAGTGCATGCGAACAAACCCCGACGGGACAACATGCCGTGGGGCAACAGAGCCAGCGCAAATGCTTTGTGAGAAATGTGGGTTGAAGAGAGACGTTGGAGCAGTCGCTAATaatgaagatggcaagaagattggagagttgaagaaggttgaAGCTACTGGGATCGAGCATTGGGAATTCAACGATAATTAGCTTTGTGTAGGAAAGGACCGACAGGTTCCGTAGGCAAAATGAATTGAACACAGACAAACATTTTTCGTTACGATTTGAGATCTATGGTGCCTCGATCTTTGTACTACTACAACTGTGACAAATTCCGCCATGATAAGTGAACTGCCGAGCAACTCACACCAAGTTTGTATCTACTACTACTTAACCTCCAACCTCAACGCATCATACTGCACATAAAGAGTATCAGGCAATAGCGCCGTCTCAACACTAGAAGCATTAAACGGCAAACTCAACACAAACTCATTCTTCCCCACTCTCAGCCTCTCAGCCGGAAACTCAAACTTGTGCTCAATGTTCTGACACGCAACCGCACTACGAACAGCACACGAGCCGCTTCGCCAGTACGGAATCACCCATGTATCCTCATACCCGCCGTTCACGCTAATAGTCCAGGGTAAGTCACTATTGAAGCGATCGTTGACGGGCGTCCACTTCGCGTTACCGTTGCCGGTGCGTACGCCGGCGAGTTGCACTGTGAAAGTTGCGGTCTTGACGTTTTTGAGTTGTGGTTTCGTTAGGTCGAATGTTATGGTCCAGTTGTTGACGTTGTCGTAATAATTCTCTGATCGGAGATGGTTTCCTTTTGCGGCGATGAAGGACCAGTGAACGTAGTTGAGATCTTCGGCTTCTTGATCCTTTCCGACGTGGAAGCTGACGCCCTTGGGGAAATCTTCGACAAAGTCGTATTTGGCCCAGTAAATGCGGTATTGCTCGGGCCGAAGAGGCTTTGAAGTATCAGGGGCGTATCCGTGTAGATACTCGCCTGAAGACTTGTCAGGTGTACCAATACGCCAGAGCTCTTTGCCAGCGTTCTCCTCTTTCCAGGTGAAGCTGCCTTTGTTGTGGGATTTGGAAATGCTAATGTCGTCTCTAATGTACCATCCAAAGACGTCATCAGCGTAGATGGTGACTCTATACACTCCGTCCACGACCTGAGGAATGCTGAAGCCACCAGactcatcaatctcagccCAATATTGAAGTGACTTTGTACTGAACACATTGAGCTGGAAGTCTTGCTTGTTCTCTGAAAGAACAATGATCGGCCTTTTTGCGCCCTTAGGAAGCTTCACTTTGCCACTGTAAGTAGTTCGCCTCGATGACGGGATATAATTAGGAACATATTGGGCAATGCTGTCATAGAACTTTGCATTCCACTCTGGATCTGCGTACTTGGCGGCATCAGCTCTAAGATCGGCAAGTGCTGCGTCTTTATCGCCTTTGTTGAAGTAGTAGAACTGAGGACCCCAGGTCCGATCAAAACCATGAGTGATGTTTGGCATTGGCGCGCCATGATGGCCAGATACGATGTAATTATACACGATACCGTCAACAACGAGATCAGAGTGCAATGGACCGCCATAGTATGTCTCTCGCGTATTGTGAACAAGCCATGCACCGAATGTACTTCCATCTGCACTGGTAGAGCCATCGCTGAACTGGCCGTGGACATCATGGTTGCGCCAACTCTCCGAGAGATTGTACTTTGTCCAGTAGTCGGAGTATTGCTCAACGTACGGATCATCGGTTTTATTGCCGACATACCAAGTAGCATCTTGGACTGTCAAAGCACCCGAAGCATCAGGCAAAGGACCATAGTTTCCCTCACTGGTGGAAAAATGAGTCCAAAGCTTGGTATTTGGCCTGAACAGTGTACGCAATTCACCGAGGTCTCGCAAGAATGGCTTCGACGCATTGAAGTAGGTAAGACGAGTAAACGTATGCAGACCTGTTTCCTCACCCCTGAGGAAGAAGTACTGCGACAGAGTCTGGTTGGTCGGCTTGTAGGTGTCGCTCATAATAATGCCGCCATACTTCGTTCCAGTAGAATCAGTACCTTTAACGAGGCGGAGATCTGCGGTGCTACCAGGTGTCCAGAAACCAGTTGGGATACAAGAGCAGTCAATATATGGACCCTTGCCGCTATTCCCGCTCAGCGGTCCGAGAAGATCTTGACCATCGAGTGTAGCATCGATGATGTGTCCACTAGACTTGGCGAGAACAATTGCGAAGCGTATGTTGGAGAGGGAGATGTGGGTAGAGTTCTCAGCAGTGGTCAATTCGGCTAAAGCATGGCTGATTAGCCCAGCGGCCAAAGCTAACGACTTCAACGAGAGGAACGCCATCATGATTGTGTGCCGATGTCCACTTGGAAAGATACCTCAGAGGGTTTAAATATAAGCATTGTCACTCGGCTCAATTATACCGAAGACTTCGGCGGTAAATGCACCAGGGAGAAGATCTCGTCGTTTGTATGGATGGGATAATTTAGCCGCTTGAGTCCCACCACTGGGCCGCAGGACGCGGGGAAGACAGGGGCAGATATGACGATGCATTTACCGCGAGAGGCTAAGATCTGCGTTGGCAATCCTATTCGAGCAGTTCAAAAAAGTCTTCCGGAGGAGTATGTACAGTTCAGTATGAATTGCCATAGTCGACAATCTGACCCCAAATCCCCCCTCAAGTTAACCCCAAGAATGCTGGTAGCACTATCATTGTGGTTGAGACTTGGTGTAGCCGACGTTGGACCGATACTGGTGGCGGCGGAACACGCTCCTTCTGGTTGTCTTACATTGGCGTTCGGCGTGACTCATCATACTGACTACTTCTCAATAGTCTTTAAACTCACGTTTGTAAATCTCTGATATACCAGTAACATCTCACGAAGCCGAATATCCCACCAAGAGGAATCACGGAGCCGCCTGTTGATATGAAAGACCGCCTTCGTGCATCATACAACGCGATTGCACCAGCATACAACACCTGGACAGCGCGCCACCACAAACTTCGTCTCAAATATCTCGACAAACTTCTGAATTCCTGCCCAGAACTAGAATTAAATGGTGATACGGCGAAGAAGCAAGTCCTCGAGCTTGGATGCGGTTCTGGAACTCCTTTCACGTCAACTCTGCTTGCTCGAGCACCGTCAATCCACGTACACGTCAATGACCTTTCAGATGTTCAATTAGATCTTGCTCGACAAAACCTAGCTGTGTATCAGGATCGTGTCGAGTTCCATCCCGGCGACATGATGAAACTAGACTTTGAACCTGGTTCCCTCACAGCAGCCGTGGCTCTGTACAGCATTATTCACTtgcaacaagaagaacagagaGAGATAATACAGCGAATTGGTAGATGGCTTGCGCCGGGTGGTGTCTTTTTGTCTACTTTTGGTACTGATGAGGCGTCAGTTATTATTGATGAGAGGTGGCTAGATGATAAAGGCTGGATGTTTTGGAGTGGACTTGGGAAGGAAGGGGTCATGAAGGCGTTGACTCAGGAAGCTGGGTTGGAAGTTCAACATGCCGTTttggaagaagatgcagatgaCAGGTTTATATGGATTATTGCAAGAAAGGGTAGTGTATAAGTACTAACTTCTCTTGGCTGATTCAAGCTCTCAGctacaagtctcaactgcaagaaTCGTGTTAGAAGTACGGATCCTGAATCGTGAGCGCGCATATGCTTCAGTCTACATGCTCATTCATCACCTGTGTTCGCAGCTTAAAGTTTCACCTTATGGGCCACCGTAATCCATAGCTCTCATAAGGTCTTCGATGAACATGCGCCTGTTATCCATGTCGAAGTACATCGACGCTGAACAAAACCCACCAGTTGTGCAATGTACTGTTCATGACTGTCTGTCTCTACGCGCGATCAAGGTGATTCCCGGAAACAGGCGATTGCGAACAGTGCACCACAGTATCATACGTTCATAGCCAGTGAGATCTATTACGATCACGGTGCGAGGCGACATAGGCTCATGTGGATTATCGCAAAAAGAACATTGGCGCTTAGCATATTGAAAGTGATAGAGCTTCAATACGGAGGTAAAAACCGAATCTGATCCTTCTAATCCCTATCTATATACACAGAGTTACAAGCTCTATCCTCAGGGACTCTCAAGGATCTCATTCAATGCCACCTCAAATATTGACAAgatttgttgttgatgtttgatGTCTTCTTCCAAGCCCCACATTTCTGGTGTCTCTTCTGTGTCTGCAACAGGAGCCGCTTCAGCAGAGTCTTATAGCGCCTAGCTGTATCAATGACGAAGTATGAGGAAATCTTTGTTACATCCAAAGCCGCTTGAAGTTCCCGAGTAATGCGAAAGTACCCCACACAAGCTATACGATCTTGAACCTTTGGGAGCTTAATGTGGATCCTCTCATCGTTGCTATAAAATTCCACTTTGAACTTCGCCATGTGTTCCTGGATAGAGAACTCGAGGGCGCCCATGGCTTCTGCAGTGAGAGGAACGTTTTTGCTTCTGACGTAGAAGTAGTGTCTGTATGCTCCATCGAGTTCCTTATTCATTTCCTTGCGATTCTTTTTCACTTCTTCAGAGTCTGGGGAGCGCATAGTggatttggtgttgatcagGTAGGTTGACAGTTTGTAAGGTGGCCTGTTTATGGGTTTTGACTGAGCAGGAGAGAGAGGATggttaataattattatatagggAGATAAGGATGTACGCATAGTTTGTGATGAAGGGATCCTAGCAGATTCAACAGACTGTGACTCTCGTAGGAAAATCTGTCAGCATCACGATAAGCGCGATCTGTGAACGTGTGAATCTGTGCCGTTGTCTGCATGAAAAAACTTCTACAATAAACATCGCACCAGTGCTGACCTCTGTTGTCTATGACGATTGGTCTCTGCAACTCTCCGAAGTGATTAATAGGTTGGAGCAACTGTGGCCAATGGAACAAAGGCTTTTTGGTTTTGTTCTCAAATTACATATTTGCCAATTAGTAGTATTCAAACGAGCTGTCCCCTGCACTAATACGATGATTGATCTCTACCTTGATTCTTCTTTGCTATTCCAATCACGAATAAGAGTCATATGTTGTCTGTTATAGTCCATTCATTTCGTTAAGATTTAACGACCGGCTATGATCTTTATCTACAACGTTATGGGCATAATTCCAAATATAGTCTTTCCCTTCTTGCTGCCTCAAGAGCTGCATAATCCTCAACAATCCGTTTAGTAATGTTCGCCAGTTTCTCCAAATTCTTTGAATGTAATGACTTCCTTTCCTCGACGAAAATGGAGAGCTTAGTTTTGTGCATCGTTTTTTCCAAATCCCGGCGAGTAACATAACGCGTGTCTAGGCGGAGGTAGTTGCCACGAGGTAGCCTCACCATCGAAGGGGCAAACTAGCTACACGTACGTCCAGCTCTGCCGATATGAGTGAGGCCGGCTTCGTGGCCTCCACCATTCTGAACTCATCGTCCTTCCCTAGCCTTTCTTGGTACTCGTTCCTCAGCTTAGCTTCTACGATTACCCGCTTGGCGTGATCATTTCTTTCCAAATCAATTTCCCAGTAGCGAAATAGCATTCCCCTTACCGCTGCATCTGCCAGCCTTTTGCGTACCTTCCGAAGCTCTTCAAGTTCCATCGACTTGTAGTAAGCGCTGGGTAGCATGATGCGAAGATTTTTACCATCGTCGTGAAGCTCAAACGTGTAATTTTCATTCTTGGCAAGGAAATCGGCAAGAGTGGCCTTCCAGCTATCCTTCCAGTCGCGAAGGTAGAAGTATCTGAACATCTCGTTGAGATATTCTGCAGATGGGACTTCAGGATATGGAGGGGGTGATGCGATCTCTGTATATGGCGGCGCTGGGTCGCTAGAATTTGTTGGCGGTCCTTGTTTGGACTGAGGAGGTTTCATTGTGTTTTTGATCAGATGTATTGTCGTAAGTTGTCTGTGGCATGGTGTGATCAGTCGACCGAAAGCGCGGGCTGGAATTTCCTTCTATATAAGGATGCCCATGGAACTAAAGGTAGTGAATAAGAGGATCCAATGCGCAATTCAATCACTTGAGCCTCCTTGATTCACAAATAGAAGGGCTCCGCCGAAGGTTCAAACAAGAGGAACCCCTCGCACCCGCTCATACTCTTACAGGTCCTTCCGGTTACAACTTTGGTAACTATGGAGGATTTCCTTTGCTGTACGTAGCTTACTTGAGCCCCGGATGCCTTCTTTTTGGGTTTCCCTCTTAGCTAAATATCCTCCAAAGACATTGTGACTCTAGTCAATAGATGGGTCTTTCTGTTACACTGGTTATTTAAGTCTCTCACTGGGGAGGCCAGTCTTGAAGTAGTTTGAGATGATCTTAGCTATCGTGGGGTTGTGCCATAAAGTCAAGAACCATGCTGAGGAAGGGAATTCGTCTGGATACGCTATTAAAGTTGAGAATTATAGTGAGTTCTAATGCTTCTCCCTTCGTTGTTCAGACCAGCTTTCGTGAAATTCATCTTTTCCCTCGTCTCTGGACTtcggcctcttcctcttggtAGTACTCTTCCACCTCACGTGTAAAGCGATCTTCCATTTCTCGGTGTTTCGCCTCATCCTTCATCCAATAGCGAGGCATTTCCTTTGATATAGCTCTCTCAAGCTCATTTCTGATTGCTTTTTGAGTCTTTACGTCTTTGTGATAGTAATCGTCCTTGGGCAATACAATGAGCAGAGTCTCCTTCACATTGTCGAAGTTGACTTCATATTTGCCTTTATACTTCGAAGCAAATTGGCATAATGATGAATAATAACCATTGTTCTGTTTAACGAAGTAGTAGTGTCTGAAGTCTTCGTTCCATCTTTCAGACCATTCTCGGAATTTCTTGGCAGTCATTGCACCCATGGTGTTGGCAGTCGTTTGTTGTAAATATGTTCGTGTAACGCGGTTGTTGATTGAACTGACGTGCAATGCCTAGGTTGCTGTCTGCTATCTTATACCATCCAGTGGGCGCTAGGAGGTTCTCTGTGATACGGTTCATTGTTAAACAGTGATGTCAAGACCGGAAGGTATGCGAAGTATCACATACATATCAGAGCTATCATCACTGCCGTAAATCTCTGGGCTTTCAGAGGCGCAGATTACAGAGAAGATAGGTAGTTGCTGAACTTTTGCTACAGATCGACTGATTAAGTGCAAGGAATCATGTCCATTGATGGGCATACAGAGATTGTGAGTGACCTTAGCAGAGATATCTGCATCTCAAGTTGAACACTTGACCAGACGGTACAGGGACATTATGAGTTATTTGtgacttaaaaagaaatataaatgaTGAGAATTCAACTGAGTTCACTTTCAATATGACCAGAAGAGCTGTCCGCGGTATCACTATTGGTGGTCACTGGAGCCAATGCCTTTGACTGCCTGTCCGGTAAAGCGATCCTCTTCCTTGTCCGCACGGCCCATTACCCAGATAAACTAATACGCCGCGCGGGTTGTGTAGTAGAAAAAATTACGAATTATTTGCGACTGCTTCCTTTTGCAAATCTTGATCATTCTTGTACACCCTTGGGTCGACATTGTTCGGATCGTCGGTATGAGCCTGCGTGACATACTCCCAGTACTTATCCAATCCTTCATCTTGCATCAGAGCACAAAAGTCCCCAACTGTCTCTTCTGGGCTCTTGTTGCTGGGCAGTTTTATTGTCAATCGAAGCTTGTCATCCCACTTGCTGTTCCAGCAGATCTTATGCTTCACGATGAATTGGTTGAGTTTCTTTTCTGGGTTCTCTGTGGCCTTGCTGAGGAATTTTTGTGATGTGCTTAGTTTCCTTTTGCGCCATACGGTATGTATATGCGTGGGTCTGGTGACGGAAGTTGGTTCAGACATGGTCTTTTGGAGTTGTGTAGGGTGGGTTTGATCGGTAGGCTGAGAGGGTGATGGCGGTCAATTATATATATTGAAATCTTAGACAATTACTGTGATTAGAATACTCTCTTCACAGCTTCTGAACAGTGATGACGCCTGAAGAAACCATATCTTGTTCACAAATCAAGGAGCAACCTTGAGTATCCAAGCTCTGTTCAGACTCACTAACGAATTTCGTTTAGCTTTGATCTGCACGAATGCTCTTTTGACGTTTTGCACAACGGGTTCTTCTCCGTTATCCTACGGCTTACACCTCGAAGGATATGTAGAtaaaaatttattaaaaaatgtGGCAAGAACTACCTCCTCAATCGTTATTGGTGCTCAGCGGATCGCATCGAAATCACCCGCCCTGATCGCGAATTGCAAATTAAGGAATGTTCTCAACGACTTACCGGTTCTTTTTTCCTATCGAATGTAAGAAAAACGATAGTAAGTTAGGAGAGAATCGTGGTGAATAAATTCAGAAACCGCTTCTGAGACCTCGTGCGTGcgaggcgcgtgatgtgagccatcagctgtgcGCTTTTGAGACCTCATGTCAAACCAACGTGACTAGTCGATGATACACACCCCTCGATCGAATTCTTCCGGATCGTTCGTGGGCGCATACGCGACAAATTCGTAGTACTTGTCGAGTTTCCCAATTTCCATCAGAGCAGCCAGATCTGCAAGCGCTTTTTGCGGCGTCTTGTTGTGCAATGGTATCGTCAATCGTATTCCATCATCCCAAACACCTATATGGCGGAGCTTGTGCTTCTCGATGAACTCTTGAAGCTGAAATTCTTCCATGGGAACGAACAGAGCGATCAGGTTTTTGATTCTGCTCATGGGCCTTCGGCCCCATATTGTATGGATATGCGTGGACTTCGCGGTGGGTGGTTGTGACATGGTTTCTGAGAATTGTGTTGGAATATTTGGTAGTGTTGTTTGCAGTCGAGACTTGTTGTTAAGACCTTAAACCGGCCTAGAGAGCTTCGAGCGGATTGAGATGGCTGGAGGCGTAGCTATATATGGAACTGTCGCTGGCTTCATCTGTGATGAGGTCTCGACGAGGCGGGTGAACAATCACAAGCAAACAATCGTCTTTGTCACACATCAAAAGACGATGGGGCCTTCTTCCAGCGCTGTTCAGTTTAGCGCCAAATGCTCTGGTTCTTCATGAATTTCCGTTGCCTTTGCACAATTGAGCTCTTTCAGCTTTTTGCGAAATGAACTTTCTTCCGATTCTGACGCCAGCACGGCCAGTCAACACAAGTGTCATACGGGGACTGAGACAATGCATGCCGCGAGCCACTAACTGTATTGAGTGGACTCTCAAGAACTACTAATCTTTGGTCGATTCTCACTACCACGAGTTCCTCGCCAAGCGTCCTTTGGATGAGTCCAAATCCGGGACATCCACCAAACCCAAAAGATACCAGTCAATCATCCAAAGGCCGTCGCAATTGATGTCtagttcatcttctttccagATTTCCTTGTGGCCATCAAATCTCCCAATCCTCCAGGTCCGCAAGGTTAACCTCGACACGATCTGGATGGCAGCCAGTCACAGTGAGCTTTCGCCGCCAGTATTTCTTCAACCCTCTCTTTCTCATCGCCTTGAAAACGTCGTCGATTGTATCCTCCACGCTGTTGCTCTCTACAAAAGCCCGCGTGATTTGAAGgaacttcttctcttcatccagAAACTTGGCTTGGTACTGTCCTTGTGACTTTTTAACGAAGCGGTCGAGCCTCTTGTCGTTGGGTGGACGGCTCGGATCCCGACGAAAGAAATTGTGTACGTACTGAATCGCCATTGTGAAAGCCTCGATAGTGTGGTCCTGGGGCGTTGGATTTGTGGTGGATGTGATGAGGATCGTGCTCTCGACTTTGCGATACATGAAGACGGAAAGGGACGGTGGTGGAGAGCATGTTGTCGGCGGCCATTTGGGCGATGATGCTGCACACTCGAGATTGTGTTTTATTCACTGAGGTGCGAGGTGCGTGATACTCAGACTGTCATGCGTGTCCACAAAGGAAGCTGACTCGATGTAGATACCGCTAGTCAGTGAAATCACCGACCGAAGGGGGTATGCACTTCAATCACAGAGCGAAGGTGCCTCTGGAACTTGGTTGGGTGACGTTGGGCATCAGCGATTCACTAATTCTTTGCGCTTCAGTCGACAACGAAAGATTGCTCAGGGTAAAACGTTTCTGACCCACGCAAGTGACACAAAGATACATTCAAATCTAGCATTATTCCGTTGAGAGGGCGGAATGAGCATTTGAGTCTCACAACTTAGTGCTCGGAGGTACTCACTTCAGAATGGCAAGTAATTAATCCAAACGGCATTGAGAATACACGCCGTTTTATCTAAGTCTAACTAATAATACTCATTTCGCATCCTTGATGATAAGCTCAGCAGCAATCTCAGCAATGCCATAAACCGCAGTCTGAATATGCGCCGAGATCAACAGAGGAATAACActagcatcaacaacacgaAGATTCTCCGTCCCATAAACCTTGAGCttagcatcaacaacaccaccatcCGCCTTAGGAAGCATAGCGCAAGTACCGCTAGGATGGAAAATGCTAAGCGTCGTTCTCAAAACATAATCCTTGAGCTGCTCATCAGTCTTGACATCCAGACCAGGTTCATACTCGTCCACCCAGATTGAGCGCATGGGTTCGGTGTTTGCAATCTTTCGGTTGTACTTGACTGTTTGGAGGACAGCTTCGACATCGTGAGAGTTGCTGAGGTAGTTGGGATTGATGGTGGGTTTGCCGGCTGGGTCAGAGGGATTGATGTGCACGCTGCCGCGGCTGAGAGGATGCATCACTACACCGATGAGAGTGACGAAGCCCTTGCCGAAGAGGGGAGATGTGGCGGCGGGATAGCCCTTTACTCCAGTGTAACCATCAGAGAAAATGACCTCGACCTGAGGAACAGAGGTGTCTTTGAGGAAGtccaacttcttcttgtcaaccttGCTAGCATCCTTACCAGCAGCGTCTTTGGCAAGCGACACCAACTTGGCATCGTTACCGAGAGCTTGCTTCCATGTTGAGAAAGTGTATGCGCTGCCGGTGTAGTCGTACAGAGAGCGCTTGCCAGTGTTCCAGAGAGCAAGCTGCTCAGCCGCAAAGGTAGCATTGCTTCGAAGGGCGTCGAATGAGAGGAATTCAGGCTTGAGTTGGTATGAAGTCATGACGCGGAGATGATCCTGAAGATTTTCTCCAACGCCAGGTAGATCGATGATCTGCTTGATACCAGCGGCAGAAAGGACCGATTTACTTCCGATGCCAGATTGCTCGAGAAGACCAGGGCTCTGAATTGAACCAGCAGAGAGGATGACTTCACGACGCGCTTTGACATAGGTTCCATCCTGGAGAGTCACGCCAGTAGcgatggccttcttcttcgcagcAGGGCCAGAGacgttgatcttggcgacGATGGTGTCGGCAAGAATCTCAAGGTTAGAACCCGAGATTTCCGTGTAGGCGTTGGCGCTGTAAGAGCGGTTGTAGTTCGAGGGATCAATGCTGCTGGGCTGGTACATGACACCAAGAGGGTTGCCACCCAGCGACTCGAGATTCTTGCGAACTCCGAGCTTATTGAGAGTTGGAATCCAAGACTCTTGATGCTTGGGGATGATCCGATTGACGACAGCCTTGACGGGGCCGCTGTCGCCAACGCCCTTTGAACCGTACGTCGCAGTGTTCTTGCCAGTAAATGTCTcagacttcatcatcgccttgATCATTGTCTTCCAGTTCCAACCCGGGTTACCAAGCGCCTCCCAAGCATCGTATTCAGCGACTGCAGCACGATCATAGGTCATGAGATTAAGAGCCGAGCTCCCGCCCAAGACCTTACCCCGGTTGATCGGCCAAACTCTATTATTCGCGCCCGCCTGAGGAACAGTCGTAAAGTTCCAATCGTACTTGGTGCCGAGGGTCGAGCCCTTCATACCGGGGATGTTGATCTTTGGTTCATTGTCGACAGCGGGGCCGGCTTCGATGAGGAGAATGTTGGCGTATGGGAGGCCTTCGCTGAGACGGGCAGCGACTGCGACACCAGCTGTGCCACCTCCGACGACGATCTAAAAGAGAGTCTAAGATTAGCCGAGAGATCCGAGGAATTGATCGATGTAAGATGAGGAATGCGACATTTTATTGGAGTCAAAACGTATCGATGTAGTATGAGACAAATGCCGTGTTGGATTGGCGACAGAATTTGACTCCAAACGATGAAACTCACATAATCGTAGGTGTCCTTTGACGGAGCCGCtactgcagctgcagcaaggCTAAACCACAAATGCAACTTGACAAGCATGGTGACAGAAACTGCAATGCACGGTTATCGCCACAAAGCTGCAGAACACagacaaaagaagaaaaagaggaacATCCGCCCGGGAGCAGAGG of Fusarium musae strain F31 chromosome 5, whole genome shotgun sequence contains these proteins:
- a CDS encoding hypothetical protein (EggNog:ENOG41~CAZy:PL4), translated to MAFLSLKSLALAAGLISHALAELTTAENSTHISLSNIRFAIVLAKSSGHIIDATLDGQDLLGPLSGNSGKGPYIDCSCIPTGFWTPGSTADLRLVKGTDSTGTKYGGIIMSDTYKPTNQTLSQYFFLRGEETGLHTFTRLTYFNASKPFLRDLGELRTLFRPNTKLWTHFSTSEGNYGPLPDASGALTVQDATWYVGNKTDDPYVEQYSDYWTKYNLSESWRNHDVHGQFSDGSTSADGSTFGAWLVHNTRETYYGGPLHSDLVVDGIVYNYIVSGHHGAPMPNITHGFDRTWGPQFYYFNKGDKDAALADLRADAAKYADPEWNAKFYDSIAQYVPNYIPSSRRTTYSGKVKLPKGAKRPIIVLSENKQDFQLNVFSTKSLQYWAEIDESGGFSIPQVVDGVYRVTIYADDVFGWYIRDDISISKSHNKGSFTWKEENAGKELWRIGTPDKSSGEYLHGYAPDTSKPLRPEQYRIYWAKYDFVEDFPKGVSFHVGKDQEAEDLNYVHWSFIAAKGNHLRSENYYDNVNNWTITFDLTKPQLKNVKTATFTVQLAGVRTGNGNAKWTPVNDRFNSDLPWTISVNGGYEDTWVIPYWRSGSCAVRSAVACQNIEHKFEFPAERLRVGKNEFVLSLPFNASSVETALLPDTLYVQYDALRLEVK
- a CDS encoding hypothetical protein (EggNog:ENOG41) → MKPPQSKQGPPTNSSDPAPPYTEIASPPPYPEVPSAEYLNEMFRYFYLRDWKDSWKATLADFLAKNENYTFELHDDGKNLRIMLPSAYYKSMELEELRKMQR
- a CDS encoding hypothetical protein (EggNog:ENOG41); translated protein: MGAMTAKKFREWSERWNEDFRHYYFVKQNNGYYSSLCQFASKYKGKYEVNFDNVKETLLIVLPKDDYYHKDVKTQKAIRNELERAISKEMPRYWMKDEAKHREMEDRFTREVEEYYQEEEAEVQRRGKR
- a CDS encoding hypothetical protein (EggNog:ENOG41) → MYRKVESTILITSTTNPTPQDHTIEAFTMAIQYVHNFFRRDPSRPPNDKRLDRFVKKSQGQYQAKFLDEEKKFLQITRAFVESNSVEDTIDDVFKAMRKRGLKKYWRRKLTVTGCHPDRVEVNLADLEDWEI
- a CDS encoding hypothetical protein (CAZy:AA3), whose amino-acid sequence is MLVKLHLWFSLAAAAVAAPSKDTYDYIVVGGGTAGVAVAARLSEGLPYANILLIEAGPAVDNEPKINIPGMKGSTLGTKYDWNFTTVPQAGANNRVWPINRGKVLGGSSALNLMTYDRAAVAEYDAWEALGNPGWNWKTMIKAMMKSETFTGKNTATYGSKGVGDSGPVKAVVNRIIPKHQESWIPTLNKLGVRKNLESLGGNPLGVMYQPSSIDPSNYNRSYSANAYTEISGSNLEILADTIVAKINVSGPAAKKKAIATGVTLQDGTYVKARREVILSAGSIQSPGLLEQSGIGSKSVLSAAGIKQIIDLPGVGENLQDHLRVMTSYQLKPEFLSFDALRSNATFAAEQLALWNTGKRSLYDYTGSAYTFSTWKQALGNDAKLVSLAKDAAGKDASKVDKKKLDFLKDTSVPQVEVIFSDGYTGVKGYPAATSPLFGKGFVTLIGVVMHPLSRGSVHINPSDPAGKPTINPNYLSNSHDVEAVLQTVKYNRKIANTEPMRSIWVDEYEPGLDVKTDEQLKDYVLRTTLSIFHPSGTCAMLPKADGGVVDAKLKVYGTENLRVVDASVIPLLISAHIQTAVYGIAEIAAELIIKDAK